In Littorina saxatilis isolate snail1 linkage group LG8, US_GU_Lsax_2.0, whole genome shotgun sequence, a single genomic region encodes these proteins:
- the LOC138973960 gene encoding ribonucleoside-diphosphate reductase small chain: MYKKAEASFWTAEEVDLSKDLQHWEKLKPEERHFISHVLAFFAASDGIVNENLVERFSKEVQVTEARCFYGFQVAMENIHSEMYSLLIDTYIKDPKEKDFLFNAVQTMPCVKEKADWAIKWINDQNAPYGERVVAFAAVEGIFFSGSFAAIFWLKKRGIMPGLTFSNELISRDEGLHCDFACLMFKHLFRKPSQDRVYAIIEDAVRIEQTFLTEALPCNLIGMNSELMKQYIEFVADRLLVELGCDKVYNSENPFDFMEHISLEGKTNFFEKRVGEYQRMGVMGNKKEDNHTFTLDADF; the protein is encoded by the coding sequence ATGTACAAGAAGGCAGAGGCATCGTTCTGGACAGCAGAGGAGGTCGATCTCTCCAAAGACTTGCAGCACTGGGAGAAACTGAAGCCGGAGGAGCGTCACTTCATTTCTCACGTGCTGGCTTTCTTTGCTGCCAGTGATGGTATTGTCAACGAGAACTTGGTGGAGCGTTTCAGCAAAGAGGTGCAAGTGACGGAAGCCAGGTGTTTCTACGGTTTTCAGGTTGCTATGGAAAACATTCACAGTGAAATGTACAGTCTGCTCATCGACACTTATATCAAGGACCCCAAAGAGAAGGACTTCCTGTTCAATGCCGTTCAGACCATGCCATGCGTGAAGGAGAAGGCTGACTGGGCGATTAAATGGATCAACGACCAGAACGCTCCCTACGGTGAGCGAGTGGTGGCCTTCGCTGCGGTGGAAGGGATCTTCTTCTCTGGGTCTTTTGCCGCCATCTTCTGGTTGAAGAAGCGAGGAATCATGCCTGGACTCACCTTCAGCAATGAGCTCATCAGCAGAGATGAAGGTCTCCACTGTGATTTTGCCTGCCTCATGTTCAAGCACCTTTTTCGCAAGCCCTCCCAGGACCGGGTCTACGCCATTATCGAGGATGCTGTGCGGATCGAGCAGACGTTCCTGACAGAGGCTCTCCCCTGCAATCTGATTGGTATGAACAGTGAGCTGATGAAACAATACATCGAGTTTGTGGCCGACAGGTTGCTCGTGGAGCTAGGTTGTGACAAGGTGTACAACTCTGAGAATCCCTTTGATTTCATGGAACACATCTCACTAGAGGGCAAGACCAACTTCTTTGAGAAGCGAGTGGGCGAGTACCAGCGCATGGGGGTGATGGGAAATAAGAAAGAGGATAACCACACATTCACGCTTGATGCTGACTTCTGA